From the genome of Tsukamurella pulmonis:
CACCAGGTCCGGGTTCTCGGCGTTGGTCCGGTCCACCACGTCCTGCACGAACGCGCGCGTGCGCACCGGCCCGGCATGGATGTCGGTGATGAGCGCGACGCGCAGCGGGCCGAAGGCGGCGGGCATCGACGCGAGGCCCACCTGCGTGTGCGTGATGCGCGGCGTCGCGGCCTCCACCAGCCCGTACAGCGTCGCGCCGACGGCACCGACCACGCCCACCAGGGCGACGACGCGGCGCAGCGGCGCACCGTCGAACTCCGGGCGCGCCAGCCGGATCAGCCGGGTGAGCACCCACAGCACCCCCAGCACCAGCAGGGTGAGCAGCAGGTAGAAGACCGTCGCGAGCCAGGTGAGGCCGGCCGCACTGATCCAGCGCCACCGATCCGGGTCGATGCGGCCGTTGCCCGCGAGCAGCCCCACCGGGGTGGCCAGGGTGAGCAGGCCCGCGAGCACCACCGCGACGGTGCCGGCGATGCGCGCCGGACGCGCACTCGCGCGGCGCACGACGCGCCGGTGGACCAGGGCGAGCGACGCCAGGGTGACGATGAGAACCACGATGACGCCGGTGGGCACGCGCGTGTCCCCCTCTTCCACGATGCAAACTCGGACATCCGAATGTACCCGGCAGGGGGCGCGTGGCTACACTCGTGCCGCACGCCCTCGTAGCTCAGTCGGATAGAGCGGATCTCTCCTAAAGATCAGGTCGCAGGTTCGATTCCTGTCGGGGGCACGTCTACTTCGCGCGCTTGGCGACGGCGGTGACGAAGTCGGTGAGCATCTGCTCCTCCGTATCGGCCGACTGGGCGGTGCCGCCGGTGGCGTCCGCGATCCGCTTGAGCGCCGGCAGGTCGGCGTCCTTGCTGATGCCGACGGTGTGGATGTTCACCGGGCGCGCCGGGTCCACCAGCTTCTTCAGCTCGGCCACCAGCTCGTCGAGGGTGGTGCCGCCGTTCTTCTCGTTGCCGCCGTCGGTGAGCAGGATCAGCGAGTTCGAGTACGCCGGGTCGAAGTCCTTGACCGCCTGCCGGTATGCGGCGAGCGTCGTGTCGTAGAGGCCGGTGCCGCCGCGGACGCGGCCGGGCAGCGAGTTCACCCCGTCGAGCAGCGCCTGGCGCTGGGTCTTGTCACCCCGCCGGTCGGAGAGCTTCGCGGTGGGCACGACCTCGGTCCAGTCCTTGCCGCCCCCGGTGGCCAGGGCGAAGGTCCACAGGCCGACGGCGTTCGCGTCGGGGATCTGCGTGACCACCTTGGTGAAGCCGGAGGCGAGCATCCCGATGCGGGTGGTGTCGCCGACCTTCTCCTCCATCGAGCCGGAGGTATCGACGGTGACCAGCGCCTTGAGCGGCACGGCGAGGGTCGAGTACTGCTGCTCCGACGTGGCGAGCCGCGCGGGATCGGGGTCCGGGAGCGCGGACACCGGGCCCACGCCGCCCGACGGTTCCTCGCCCAGCGCGACGCCGCGCAGGCCGTCGCGCGCGAGCGCCTGCAGCCCGTCGGGAGAGGTGAAGGCGGCGGACAGGCGACCGGCGGCGTCCTTGGCCGCGGCCTGCCGATCGCCGGTGGCGGCGACGGCGAGCAGCAGTTCGTCGCGCGGGGCACCGGTCTTGGGAACCACCGCGGAGACGCCGTCGCCGCTCTTCTTCGCGGCCAGATAGGCGTACTCGGGCACGACCACGACGCCGCCCTCGGCGGCCGCGGCGCGCACGGGCTCGCCGCTGACGCGCTTGGCGGCCTGGGCGTAACCGGCCAGCGCCGAGGTGAGCGCCTGCGGGTCGGAGCCGGGCCGGGAGGTCTCGGCCACGCCCGCGATCACCGGCGTCACCGCGTAGGCGGAGTCGGCGTTCACCGCGCGGATGCTGGCCTGCGACATCGCCTCGAGCCAGCTCGCGGGCTGCGGGATCGCCGCGCCGGCCAGCACGATCGGCGACCCGGCGACCGGGGTCGTCGGCAGATCGCGTCCGAGCTGCGCGGCCACGGCGTCGGCGCGGGCGCGCGACGGGGCGAGCCACAGATCGGCCGTGCCGGTGGTGAGCCGCCCGGCGGCCTCCCGGTCCGGCGCCTCGGCGACGGTGATCGTGGTGCACTTGTCGGACGCCGCCGCGGCCTGCGTGCGCGCGGCCGGCGCGAGGGCGGGGTCTGCCATCACGGTGACGGTGTTCGTGTCCCCGCAGCTCGCGAACCTGCCGCCGACGATGGCGACGATCCCGGCGACGAGGACCGCGACCAGACCGGCCGCGAGCAGAAGCCGCGCGAGGTTGCGCCCGCGCGGCTTCTCCGGCGCCGGGTCCCCCGGCGCGTCATGACGACCCATGAGTGCGGTGTCGCCCTTTCTTCAAAGGTGTTTACTGCTGCTGATCCTGCGGGCCCTGCTGGCCCTGCTCGGGCGCCTGCTGGCCCTGCTGGGGCGCCTGCTGGCCCTGCTGGCCGCCGGCGAACTTCTTCGCGGCGTCCTGCGCCTTGTCCACGTGCGAGGCGTACTTGCCGCCGGTCTTGTTGTCGACGAAGTCACCCGCCTTGTCGATGACGCTCGGGTTCTTGCCGAGAGCTTCCTTGGCCTTGTTCACGAGATTCTTGAAATCCATGCGTGCCAGGCTAGCGGACCGTCGACCACCAGTCCGCGATCGCAACGTCGGCGGCACCGTCGACTCTGCCACCCGGCATGGGGATGATCGTGGCGACGCCGGCCTCCTCCGCGGCGGCGAGGAGCCGCTCGACGGGCTCCGACCAGTCGTGGAAGGCGAGGTTGAAGGTGGCCCAGTGCACCGGCACGAGCGGGGCGCCGGGCTTGGCGATCATCGCGTGGATGGCGACGGCCTCCTCCGGGTTGGTGTGCACGTCGGGCCAGAGCGGGTCGTAGGCGCCGATCGGCAGCAGCGTCAGGTCGAACGGCCCGAAATGATCGCCGACCAGCTTGAACCGCTCGGTGAAGCCGGTGTCGCCGCCGAAGAAGACGGAGTGTTCCGGGCCCACGAGCGACCAGGACGCCCACTGCGTGGAGTTGCGGGTCAGGCCGCGGCCGGAGAAGTGCCGGGCCTCGGTGCACACCACCTTGAGGCTCTTCCCGTCGCGGGTCAGGGTGTGCGCCTGGTCCCAGTCCAGCTCGACGATCCGGTCCTCGGGCACGCCCCATGCGCGCAGGTGCCCGCCGACGCCGACGGGCACGCAGAAGACGACGTCGCGATCGCGGGTGAGCTCGTCGATCGTGGGCAGGTCGAGATGGTCGTAGTGGTCGTGGCTGATGATCACCGCGTCGATCTCCGGCAGGGCGCTGAGCGCGACCGGGACGGGGTGCAGCCGGGCCGGGCCGATCGTGGGCGACGGGGAGACCCGCTCGCCCCAGACCGGATCGGCGAGGATGCGGAACCCGTCGACCTCGATGAGCGCCGACGAGTGGCCGTACCAGGTCACGGCCAGGTCGGAGGCCCGCTCCGGCGCCGGGACCGCGACCAGGGGGATCGCATTCGACGGCCGCCCCTGGCCGTGCCGGGCGCGGCCGATCACGCCGCGGGCGATCTTGCCCGCGTCGAAGCGCTCGTGCGGGCTGTCCGGGTCGGAGTTGGTGTAGACGGTGTCGACCCGCGCGCCCATCGAGCGGCGCAGGCCGCGTCCCGCGCGCAGCAGCGACCCGCCGGCCAGGCCGGCGGCGGCGCCCGCCGCGAACGTCGCGGCCGATCTCAGCCGCACGTCAGCGCCCCTGGAAGCGCGGCTCGCGCTTCTCGATGCGGGCCATGATGGCCTCCTTGAGGTCCTCGGAGTCCCACACCGCGTGCAGCCGGGCCTCCTCGGCCTCGGTGAGCGGCTCGACCGCGACGTCGGTCTTGAACAGCGCCTTGTAGTTCTGCAGCGACAGCGGCGCGAGCTTCGCGATGCCGCGGGCGAACTCGAGGGCGGCCTCGCGGTCGCCGATGGCGTTGGCGAATCCCAGCTCGGCCAGCTTCTCGGCGCCGATCTTCTGTGCGGCCATGAGCACGCCGCGGGCGTGGCCGCCGCCGATGAGGTCCTCGAGGCGCCGCAGCGTCCACTTGTCGATGGTGACGCCGAGCTTGGCGGCGGGGATCGCGATGCTCGCACTGGGATCGAGGACGCGCAGGTCGGCGACCATCGCCATCTGCACCCCCGCCCCGACGGCCGGCCCGTTGAGCGCGGCGACCACGATCTGCTTCATCGCCTCGACCCGGCGGTAGAACTGGATGACCCGTTCCATGAAGCCCTTGTCCAGCACCGCACCCGATCGCAAGTCCGCCCCCGCGGAGAACACGGTGCCCTGGCCGGTCAACACGATGACGAAGGCACCGTCGGCCTCCGCGCGGTCGAACGCGGCCTCCAGGCCCTCCATGATCTCGGGGTTGAGGGCGTTCCGCGCTTCGGGGCGCTGGAACTCGATGACGGCGACGTTGTCCTCCAGCGTGTAACCAATCATGGCCCGCAATCTACGCTACGGGGGTGAAGGATGTCGTCGTGGTCGGTGCTGGCCAGGCCGGTTTGTCGGCCGCCTATTTCCTTCCCAGGTTCGGGATCGACAATTCTGTTGTCCTCGATCACAACTCGGGGCCGGGCGGCGCGTGGCGGCAGCGCTGGCCGTCGCTGACGCTGCGCGCGGCCAACCGCGTGCACGACCTCCCCGGATGGGGACTGCAGGACGCGCTCGGCACCGATTGCGATGACATCCCCGCCTCCACCGGCGTCGCGCAGTACTTCGGGGAGTACGAGAAGCGCTTCGGCATCGACGTGCACCGACCCGCCCACGTCGCCTCGGTCTCGCGCTGCGACGACGGCTTCCTGGTGGCCGGGCACGGCGCCGAGGGGCCCTTCGAGTACCGCACGCGCGCCGTCATCAACAGCACCGGCACGTGGGACAGCCCGTTCTGGCCGACGGTCCGCGGGGCCGCCTCGTTCCGGGGGGTGCAGCTGCACGCGCACGACTACCGGACCGCGGAGCCCTTCGCCGGGAAGACCGTCGCCGTGGTCGGCGCGGGCATCACGGCCGTACAGCTGCTGCTGGAGATCTCCGCGGTCGCCGACACGCTGTGGTTCACCCGCCGCGAGGTGCAGTGGGACACCACGCCCTTCGACCCCGACAAGGGCCGGCGCGCGGTGGCGCGGGTCGAGGAGCGGGTGCGGGCGGGGCTGCCGCCCGGGTCCGTCGTCTCGGTGACCGGCCTGCCGATGACCGAGGCCATGCGCCGCGGCATCGAGGCCGGGGTGCTGGTCCGGCAGCCGATGTTCGCCGCGCTCACCCCCGACGGTCCGCTCCTCGCCGACGGTTCGGTCGCGGCGGCCGACGTGATCCTGTGGTGCACCGGCTTCCGCTACTCGATGGACCACCTCGCGCCGCTGAACCTGCGCTCCCCCGGCGGCGGCATCGTGATGACCGGCCGGCTCGCCACCGAGGTCGCGGGCGAGCCGCGGCTGCACCTGCTGGGCTACGGCCCGTCCGCGTCGACGATCGGCGCGAACCGGGCGGGGCGGGAGGCGGCGCGAGCGATCTCCGAGGTCCTCGGCGTGGACGCGTCCGGCGCTCAGGGCCGGATGGGGCGGGGCAGCTCGACGCCCGGGGCGAGGGGGCTCAGCGCAGGTTGAACGTGGCCGGATCGGGGCCGATGCGCTGACCGGGGACGGCGCTGATCCGGGCGACCTCGTCGGCGGAGAGCTCGAAGCCGAAGACGTCGAAGTTCTCGGCGATGCGCGCGGGCGTCACCGACTTGGGGATCACGACGTTGCCCAGCTGCAGGTGCCAGCGCAGGATCGCCTGCGCGGGGGTCACGCCGTGCGCGGCGGCGACCTCGGTGATCACGGGATCCTTGAGGGACTCGCCCTGCCCCAGCGGGGACCAGGCCTCGGTGGCGATGCCGTGCTCGGCGTGGAAGGCGCGCAGTTCGTCCTGCGGCAGGCCGGGGTGCA
Proteins encoded in this window:
- a CDS encoding NAD(P)-binding domain-containing protein; translation: MKDVVVVGAGQAGLSAAYFLPRFGIDNSVVLDHNSGPGGAWRQRWPSLTLRAANRVHDLPGWGLQDALGTDCDDIPASTGVAQYFGEYEKRFGIDVHRPAHVASVSRCDDGFLVAGHGAEGPFEYRTRAVINSTGTWDSPFWPTVRGAASFRGVQLHAHDYRTAEPFAGKTVAVVGAGITAVQLLLEISAVADTLWFTRREVQWDTTPFDPDKGRRAVARVEERVRAGLPPGSVVSVTGLPMTEAMRRGIEAGVLVRQPMFAALTPDGPLLADGSVAAADVILWCTGFRYSMDHLAPLNLRSPGGGIVMTGRLATEVAGEPRLHLLGYGPSASTIGANRAGREAARAISEVLGVDASGAQGRMGRGSSTPGARGLSAG
- a CDS encoding antitoxin; translated protein: MDFKNLVNKAKEALGKNPSVIDKAGDFVDNKTGGKYASHVDKAQDAAKKFAGGQQGQQAPQQGQQAPEQGQQGPQDQQQ
- a CDS encoding VWA domain-containing protein, which translates into the protein MGRHDAPGDPAPEKPRGRNLARLLLAAGLVAVLVAGIVAIVGGRFASCGDTNTVTVMADPALAPAARTQAAAASDKCTTITVAEAPDREAAGRLTTGTADLWLAPSRARADAVAAQLGRDLPTTPVAGSPIVLAGAAIPQPASWLEAMSQASIRAVNADSAYAVTPVIAGVAETSRPGSDPQALTSALAGYAQAAKRVSGEPVRAAAAEGGVVVVPEYAYLAAKKSGDGVSAVVPKTGAPRDELLLAVAATGDRQAAAKDAAGRLSAAFTSPDGLQALARDGLRGVALGEEPSGGVGPVSALPDPDPARLATSEQQYSTLAVPLKALVTVDTSGSMEEKVGDTTRIGMLASGFTKVVTQIPDANAVGLWTFALATGGGKDWTEVVPTAKLSDRRGDKTQRQALLDGVNSLPGRVRGGTGLYDTTLAAYRQAVKDFDPAYSNSLILLTDGGNEKNGGTTLDELVAELKKLVDPARPVNIHTVGISKDADLPALKRIADATGGTAQSADTEEQMLTDFVTAVAKRAK
- a CDS encoding MBL fold metallo-hydrolase — its product is MGARVDTVYTNSDPDSPHERFDAGKIARGVIGRARHGQGRPSNAIPLVAVPAPERASDLAVTWYGHSSALIEVDGFRILADPVWGERVSPSPTIGPARLHPVPVALSALPEIDAVIISHDHYDHLDLPTIDELTRDRDVVFCVPVGVGGHLRAWGVPEDRIVELDWDQAHTLTRDGKSLKVVCTEARHFSGRGLTRNSTQWASWSLVGPEHSVFFGGDTGFTERFKLVGDHFGPFDLTLLPIGAYDPLWPDVHTNPEEAVAIHAMIAKPGAPLVPVHWATFNLAFHDWSEPVERLLAAAEEAGVATIIPMPGGRVDGAADVAIADWWSTVR
- a CDS encoding enoyl-CoA hydratase is translated as MIGYTLEDNVAVIEFQRPEARNALNPEIMEGLEAAFDRAEADGAFVIVLTGQGTVFSAGADLRSGAVLDKGFMERVIQFYRRVEAMKQIVVAALNGPAVGAGVQMAMVADLRVLDPSASIAIPAAKLGVTIDKWTLRRLEDLIGGGHARGVLMAAQKIGAEKLAELGFANAIGDREAALEFARGIAKLAPLSLQNYKALFKTDVAVEPLTEAEEARLHAVWDSEDLKEAIMARIEKREPRFQGR
- a CDS encoding metallophosphoesterase; this encodes MPTGVIVVLIVTLASLALVHRRVVRRASARPARIAGTVAVVLAGLLTLATPVGLLAGNGRIDPDRWRWISAAGLTWLATVFYLLLTLLVLGVLWVLTRLIRLARPEFDGAPLRRVVALVGVVGAVGATLYGLVEAATPRITHTQVGLASMPAAFGPLRVALITDIHAGPVRTRAFVQDVVDRTNAENPDLVILGGDLIDGTVAQIGEDLAPLRGLRAPLGVLAVTGNHEYYAGDAVNWVQRWRDVGVRPLVNESVRIERGGAAITVVGVNDRKGTAPLAVDYDAAFAGVDPSAFALAVAHEPLQGREFARRGADLQVAGHTHGGQLWPFRYFVKLQQPALQGLESVDGMPVYTSRGAGAWGPPVRVAAPPEIAILELRAA